The following DNA comes from Octopus sinensis linkage group LG5, ASM634580v1, whole genome shotgun sequence.
acgccaatctgaatggacttatcactcgtgactgttacctcccgtgttgtttctgcagctttttacagcagcactgaagtgtcctctccagttttgcgcaggcctgggttATAggtaagaaagtcctgggtagcccaatcgtcaggtttcctctctcgaccttgctgatgtagtccagtggagtgcagtgcattacgtttggcagcAGTTTGGTtacaggagctgccggaagagtgttgagtcgaacactagaccgccttcagggctccactccggatttctttgaaggttgtctcctttccgtaaccctggataggggcccataccgggtactgtcagccggagctagctgagcccggaactcgtgtcaggcagggtcgtcactccctgaagtagtgaaaaAGTAAGATAAGTAACAAATCTTTATTGACCTTATTTTACAGAATGGTTCTTGAACCTTTTGTAGAAGGGAGAAAATACTGGCAAGTAAATTCAAGGTAAGCGAGAATCTTGACCTTTACTGTCTTTGTAGGCAAAGATTAGTACAGGCTGGATAATTGAAAAGATCATCTAGtgagaatggactaaacagaacaggagaagacatgggatggaagtgttgctgaagaggtcacaggtgtgtgatatTTAATAAGAACTTTACAACTGAACTGTGAACAAAATGttggtattttaatttttcttgaaaATGCCTTTTCTAAGAATTTATTCCGGAAGAAATTTGAAGGAGATGCTTTTCTCCAATTTCTAAATGAGAATAATTTGTTAGCACACTATATGTTGCTGCAACCATTCAAGTGTGCAACTGATGAAACTAAGTACTGGGGTTTCTATGGCAGGACCTGAGATTTTCCCCACAATGCTTTAAAAAAGCTATGTAAAGCATATGTTTTAATGTCATATTCTTGTGtagttttctttctccaactgTAAATATGTTTTCTTAAATCTTGCAAGCTGTGTCTCTCTAGTCATCAttctttcacaaacacacactctagACATGTTCAGCATAGCTCAAAATGTGGTTCAGTTAGAAATGTAATTAGCTGAAGCTCTATAATTATGTGGGGTGAAGGAGGGAAAGAAGTAGAAGCATAATGTCCTCATGAACAAACAAAGTTTCTAAAACCTAAATATGACAAATtgctaaaaagataaaaataaagaggtTAGAGTTAATTATTTGTGCTATTATTAGAATTCACAATTAGTTGCACACTTGCACGGAATTATGCTCAACATTTCTGTTTCAGTTTTAAAAactactttgaattttttttttaaaagacatttAACAGAGAGATTAATTTGACAATGAATGAAAAGTGTTACAAAGGGAAAATGAGAGTAGACTGTTAAGCAAGTTCATCATCCattttattgttaattgttgAAGCAAGAACAGATTATTCCAAAGGAGTATGACAAAATagagccttcatcatcatcatcatcatcgtttaacgtccgttctccgaggctggcatcggccacggtcggattggtgctttttacatgccaccgacacggaagccagtcgagacggcactggcatcggccacgattcagatagtgctttttatgtatctccagtccaggggtcctggcatctgccgggtgccagtcataggattggttcaatttcgattccgatttcacttgccccaacaggtcttcgcaagcaaaggagggttggcataggtgcctgtcgtcggatgaggttcgatatcgacttcgcttgcctcaacaggtctttgtgtgtccaagggaggaaaggcatgcgtaagtgaaaaaaattgaattaacATTATAGTTTGATTCTGAAACTGAATGTTGTGCTCCACTTGTAATTTAGTTGATCAGTTTGTGTGATGGTGTACAGATGAAAGAGatataaagaaagacagagaaagagagggattaagtaaataaataataacgttcagatctattcggtttgaacggcagtttttaacataatttctaggtaactaaaaaattttaaacttcgtatactagtagaatgtgtttataaaacatctttttctcttggctttgagaaaattctatggtttgtaagatatttgttgttttttttcttcaatttctgcaatttcaaccaatcactgctgtccattgaggtaaaaaacattctgtgccatatgaatatgtccctcgtttaagaaacagattgggtttatttacatttgtgaagaaaaaaagatacccttccccccacccctaaccctaaccctaaaatagattgaaatgcaatagatcgatactagggtcataattatgggtgacaatttcatatgataccgctagaaaaaactgccgttcaaactgaaaagatcctaatGTTCTTCTACTGTGGTCAACAATGACTAAAAGACACATGGGTGTTGATGGGTTAAGAAGATGCACCTGGCTATGGTCAATTAAGCCAATGCGTGCTTGGAAGGTTCCGTTGCAAGTCAGGTACTGGTAGTCTGCTGAGAATGAAGGCAATGAGTTAGCTCTGGACTTATGCTGCTCATGTTTTCTTTGTGCTCTTGCAATCCTACTCTGATTGTAGGAGGTGGTACCTCTGTTGGTGCAGTTTTGCCATGGAGTGTTGCAGAAGATTCTTATTAACCAATCTAACAGTTGAAAACAACTGGTATTGAACTATCCAAAcctcacacatcatcatcatcgtttaacgtccattctccatgctagcatgggttggacggttcgaccggggatctgggaagccagatggctgcaccaggctccagtcttatatggcaatgtttctacagccaaccactctgtgagtgtattgggtgctttttacgtgccacccgcacaggtgccaggcgaggctggcaacggacacggtcggattggtgctttttacgtgccaccggcctgCATTTGTTTCTGTCCAGTATGATCTGTCTGACGATGGTCATCTGACACTGTTCTTTCTCTGATGAACCATTCTTCTAGCTAGCTTGTTTTTGCTGCTCTTTTATAAGCTCTGATTTGCTCAATCAGCAATTGACTGATTTTCAGTTGACAATTTTGGATTCGTTAGAATTTTTTCAGTCAAAGAATATGATGTGTAGTTGTTGATTGACTAGAGTTTTGCCGATATCATCATATCCGCAAGATGTTTTGACAAGATTCAACATATTCCAAGTCATCTACAAAATTCttctgaaaagtaaaaaaataaactggTTTGATTTGAGGCAACAGATCACAGTTTAAGTTACCAATGTGATATCAGCAAATGACAGATTCATTAGAGCTAACTACAGAAGTGTATCAACcccaattcaattttatttcccaTAACTTGCTCAAAATACattcatttttattgaaaattttcaaatgctTTTGGaggtgtagattacaattattttgataatatgaaaaaaaaaaaaaaaaattcttgtgaAACAAAACTGGTACTTCTATTACAGAGCTGGAGACCCCACAAACTTTGGTTCCTTTGTTTGAAATCAGAATTCAGTACAAAACTTATTTGGTGGGAAGTAGTGGGTTATGAAATTTAATCAACCGCCAAGAAATGTATAATTAGCTTCTTTAGGTTCGTATTCAATGCTTTCTAGAGAAGCTGTAACCATTAAACCTTAAAGAATACATTTTCATATTGCAtttgagtttattttatttagtttataaTACTTTTTTTAACGACACCCTTTAAGTGCTAACTGTTGTAGATGTATTGTTTGGTTAATTAACCAAACGTTGTTATTGTACTACTAGATCCTCAGACCCATTATTCTAATCATGGTAATTTATCATTAAACATTTGAAGACTTTTCTGTCACTATATCTCTATTTTTCTTTGACGTATTCTTGAAGCAAATTGACTGATTTTCAGTTGACAATTTTGGATTCGTTAGAAAAACATTCGGAAAGGATAAATACGAAACgtgtatatttgaataatagTTTATCTGCCGGTTGCCGGTGTAAACACGTTTTCCCAACATGTCATCTTACGGTTTGCCGTCGAGCTCCTGGCAGCCTTCATTTGTTACATTTGAAACGACGTGAgcctcatttatttttatattctcgtaTTATTAGTGTCAAATCTTAGGATAGTTGAAAttattggcaatctttcgtctctagtagacctttccgtcgatttccgtaaaaaaattttttttttacatatgggcttgcgggaacttttgaagtaacgagagcgaaagagactaagagaaagcgattgtatgacgagggaagttcttttgaagttaccgtccatgtgtgtgtgtgtttgatggggtgtgggagacagacagtatgttgtgtaagtgaagtgcttctgttagtgtgtgtgaagagacagagtaatgtgtgaaagaaagagataactgaaattttttactcggtgtatgtgtatatgtatgtatattacttcaaaagttcccgcaagcccatatgtaaaaaaaaaaaaaaatttacggaaatcgacggaaaggtctactagagacgaaagatcgccaaaatattttaattttcagttgTCACACGAAAGAGAACTCACTTCTGAGGAGTATCTCGTAACATTTACCGATTTGGTAATAGATTCTCTACTAATTTAGATAATTTGtgagtttttttgggtttttttcccctCGAAGCTAAAAACtaatttgttattattcttaaaaaataatatcattttCGTGTCGGCTGatgtaaagaatacgcacagcaGCCGTCTTACGGCGTAACCCAATCCTAATCCTAAACAccaggtgtgcgtattctttactttcgcctttCGTGCCTATACAAataggtggcagaatcgttagcacgccgagtaaagtgcttagcggcattcgtcCGTCGTCacgttcgaagttcaaattccgccgaggtcgacttttcctttcaccttttcagggtcgataaaataagtaccggtaaattttcattttcagagTAACACAGGTAAAAATTCAGACAAACTGCTACTTACCTCTTGCTGTCAAAAGAAATGGATTAATTCTCAGCAAAACATACTTTTATGCTAGACCAACgttttacgaaaaaacaaaaatctttcgCGCGCAAACTAATTTTTATGTGTAGTGGGGtttgtgtcgaaaaaaaaaagttggggtTTGGcgggtacaaaaggaagtcttgcccatgctatatatgtttacattttaccTGCCTACACACACGctattatatacacaaaataatatattatttaataacgaACTATGTAATTCACACCCtggaaattttatttctgtaaaatgttgggagtgggtaaaatttccgaggcttccaccgcACCCCACCCGGTTTTTCGGACCGCAAAAAGGGTTTTGTGACATATTAGGATGTCACGggaattcattcaatgaaaaaaaattttccagtGATTCCAAGACGGGGGGGGGGGAAGGTCTTTCCCTTTTGCCCCTCTTTtctgaaccaaaataagggatttgcagcatattaggaggtcagagtACTTAATTCCACGCcaaaaaatccgattttttttctttcccatagTGAAAATTCCGGGATGGGATGGGTGGGTATCCCCTTGGCCCCCCCTTtcccgaaccaaaataagggatttgcagcatattaggagatccgggtacttgattccacgtaAAAAaatccgaattttttttttccttagtgaaaattCTGGGGGTGGAGGGGTCACCCCCTCCCTTCtggaccaaaatatgggatttgcagcatattacaaggtcagggtacttgattccacgcaaaaaatccgattttttttttcttagtgaaaatcgtgcgggtgttactaTGAAAATTTACCTACGTGGacctaagtaccagttaaacactggattgatgtaatcaatctcccacctctccgaaattgctggctttatgccaaaactCAAAACgactaaaacaattttttcttaacTCTAATAATCAACATAAGCATGACTTTTTCGAAACCAACGTTAGCAATTCTTCAGAGGTATTTGAAACTTAAACGAAAGCTGTTGTAAGAAGcttcaaaataaaacttattCAAGTAGCTCTGAtaataaactaaaaacaaaaataatacaacgTAAATATGAGATTTATAAAGAAACAGTAATATTGTGATTTCTTTGTTGGCAtgacactcttttactctcttttacttgtttcaatcatttgactgcggccatgggaTATGCACTCACATAGCATGGACTGCtaagcacattttatgaaaatgagactaccatgctcacataaaaaaccaaaaaatagtcaaaatatcttcttagtatataatggtggcaagttttactttacatcatctgaaaagtcataggtgacattagaccccaacaaacgcCCATAAGTTATGATAAACCATAAAGGGTTTGATATAAAAGACAATCTGAGTAATGTGACTGAAGAAATGAGTGACTATTGTACAGTTTGTATCAAAGAAATGCAGTAACAGGGATGACTAATTTTCCAAGTCATCAAGTAGGAAAACATtatccctttcgttactaacctggccaaaaccggctctggctctgtagtacaaatgtcttgtttctataagttttgcatcaaaatataccaccaaaccttagtcgcaatttatattcctaatactagcttaatgataactaagttattttactaaattctttgttatatctaaaataattgaaagaaacacagagcatatcaaaataaatacagtaacgaaagggttatagAGCAAATGTTTTTGTTCAACATTGAATATATTAATCTagctttgtatttatttattcaatttgtaTATCTTTAAAAACCATCCTTAGGTCattaacaaatgaaaaagaattgatttttatctcattcaacTACAATAAATACTAAAtgacatttcatatattttttttctttttgattttaaaGAATGGGCAGTATCACGTTTGAGCTGTACTGGAAACATGCTCCAAAAACATGTCGTAATTTTGCAGAACTTTCTAGACGAGGTTACTATAATGGTACAAAATTTCACCGAGTCATAAAAGATTTTATGATTCAAGGAGGTGACCCTACTGGAACAGGTGAGAGTATTTCTTTTGCCCtcaacattttgtatttttccatgttacctattttttttttttaaattaagattggtaattatttttatattaaattagctTTATTATTCCAATGGTTATATTAGACCAGTGGTTCACAACCTGGGGTCTGCAGACCCTTGAtggtctgcaaaggtagtactgggggtctgaactaaattcaaaatttcatatatatgacgggcttctttcagtttccgtctaccaaatccactcacaaggctttggtcggcctgaggctagtagatgacacttacccaaggtgccacgcagtgggactgaacccagacccatgtggttggtatgcaagctacttaccacaaagccactcctgtgcctaattgTGTAATGTTAAAAGATATGATTGCTGACCTGTTCTTTAGCATTAATTATAGTAATGACTTACTTATCAGTTTCATATTTTTCATCTCttaattgatattttttgatgAAAGGTCGAGGTGGAGCATCAATTTATGGCAAACATTTTGAGGATGAAATTTCAGATGACTTGAAACATACAGGTAAATACATGActtctaacaatttttttttgataCTAGTATGAGTTTAAAGAGTACTTATTATTTAGGCATTATTTTACAGTCAGATGAGCTTCTTGTTTCTAACCCTTGCTTGATTTTCAAGtaggaggctgcactaggttccagtttgattttgtatggtttctatggctggatgttc
Coding sequences within:
- the LOC115212310 gene encoding peptidyl-prolyl cis-trans isomerase-like 1, with the translated sequence MSSYGLPSSSWQPSFVTFETTMGSITFELYWKHAPKTCRNFAELSRRGYYNGTKFHRVIKDFMIQGGDPTGTGRGGASIYGKHFEDEISDDLKHTGAGILSMANSGPDTNGSQFFITLAPTQWLDGKHTIFGRVSTGITVVQRIGLVETDSNDRLVDEVQVLSATPS